A single genomic interval of Amycolatopsis albispora harbors:
- a CDS encoding isoprenyl transferase — protein sequence MRLRGRSTPASQVPLRAPEPHPSGARPPEIPAELVPNHVALVMDGNGRWANQRGLPRIEGHKRGEAVMIDVASGAVELGVKWLSVYAFSTENWKRSPEEVRFLMGFNRDTIRRQVDYLGSIGVRIRWAGRRPRLWRSVINELQAAEEKTRHNTTLNMTMCVNYGGRAEIADGVRRIAQLAAEGKINPDKVDERTIAKYLYQPEMPDVDLFLRPSGELRTSNFMLWQSAYAEFVFQDTLFPDFDRRQLWAACLEYAKRDRRFGAAVDAASSAGGA from the coding sequence GTGCGGCTCAGGGGACGCTCCACACCGGCGTCGCAGGTGCCCTTGCGGGCGCCCGAACCGCATCCTTCGGGGGCGCGGCCGCCGGAGATCCCGGCCGAGCTGGTGCCCAACCACGTCGCGCTGGTGATGGACGGCAACGGTCGGTGGGCCAACCAGCGCGGCCTGCCGCGGATCGAGGGGCACAAGCGCGGCGAGGCGGTGATGATCGACGTCGCCAGCGGCGCGGTGGAACTCGGCGTGAAGTGGCTGTCGGTGTACGCCTTCTCCACCGAGAACTGGAAGCGCAGCCCGGAGGAGGTGCGCTTCCTGATGGGCTTCAACCGCGACACCATCCGCCGCCAGGTCGACTACCTCGGCTCGATCGGGGTGCGCATCCGCTGGGCCGGTCGCCGGCCGCGGCTGTGGCGCAGCGTGATCAACGAGCTGCAGGCGGCCGAGGAGAAGACCAGGCACAACACCACGCTGAACATGACCATGTGCGTGAACTACGGCGGCCGCGCCGAGATCGCCGACGGGGTGCGGCGCATCGCGCAGCTGGCCGCCGAGGGCAAGATCAACCCGGACAAGGTCGACGAGCGCACCATCGCCAAGTACCTGTACCAGCCGGAGATGCCGGACGTGGACCTGTTCCTGCGCCCGTCCGGGGAGCTGCGTACCTCGAACTTCATGCTGTGGCAGTCGGCTTATGCCGAGTTCGTCTTCCAGGACACCCTTTTTCCCGACTTCGACCGCCGCCAGCTGTGGGCGGCCTGCCTCGAGTACGCCAAACGTGACCGGCGATTCGGTGCCGCGGTGGACGCGGCGTCGTCGGCCGGAGGAGCCTGA